One segment of Thermosynechococcus sp. HN-54 DNA contains the following:
- a CDS encoding molybdenum cofactor biosynthesis protein MoaE: MVLQQFSLTNTPLEPAQLWQPLANLSAGAFVSFEGWVRNHNHGKIVTSLEYEVYPALALKEGEQILTEAIEKFDLLGAIASHRYGKLSLGEIAVWVGVTASHRQQAFAGAAYIIDEIKHRLPIWKKEYYLDEPATWVYCREHHHDSPF, encoded by the coding sequence ATGGTTCTCCAGCAGTTTTCCCTAACCAACACTCCCTTGGAGCCAGCCCAACTCTGGCAGCCCCTTGCCAACTTGAGTGCCGGTGCCTTTGTTAGCTTTGAGGGTTGGGTGCGCAATCACAACCACGGCAAGATTGTGACTAGCCTCGAATATGAGGTCTATCCCGCTTTGGCTCTCAAGGAAGGGGAGCAGATTCTCACAGAAGCGATTGAGAAATTTGACTTGCTGGGGGCGATCGCCAGCCATCGTTACGGCAAACTGAGCCTAGGGGAGATTGCTGTGTGGGTAGGAGTTACGGCGTCTCATCGCCAACAAGCCTTTGCGGGTGCGGCCTACATCATTGACGAGATCAAACACCGCCTCCCCATTTGGAAGAAAGAATACTATCTAGATGAACCAGCCACTTGGGTGTACTGCCGTGAGCATCACCATGATAGTCCGTTTTAG
- a CDS encoding MoaD/ThiS family protein, translated as MSDAPKTIHLRYFAQLREQSQREEEERVTTAQTYSELYQELKVQYGFTLDLSHIKVAANDRFVTLDQPIKTGDSVVFIPPVAGG; from the coding sequence ATGTCCGACGCCCCTAAAACCATTCATCTACGCTACTTTGCCCAGTTGCGGGAGCAAAGCCAACGGGAAGAGGAGGAGCGAGTGACCACCGCCCAAACCTATAGCGAGCTATACCAAGAGCTAAAAGTGCAGTACGGGTTTACCCTTGATCTCAGCCACATTAAAGTTGCGGCCAATGATAGGTTCGTGACCCTAGATCAGCCCATTAAAACAGGGGATAGCGTCGTATTTATCCCTCCTGTCGCTGGGGGTTAA
- the moaC gene encoding cyclic pyranopterin monophosphate synthase MoaC: MFSHINENQQPQMVDISEKTVSDRRAVAEALIELPPVFQAYVQGGELFLKKGPVVQTAIIAGTMAVKRTAEAIPFCHSLPITSCRFETDIESLESGLRIRLRCEVKTRDRTGVEMESLHGVTIAALTIYDMCKALSPHIVIREVRLLAKSGGKKTLGQYPLYGLVLTGGQSQRMGQDKALLDYYGQPHAQYLYNLLGQYCEQVFLSAQPNQWQGTPLAELPTLADTLPQIGPIAGILTALRAYPEVNWLVVACDLPYLTPETLAPLLQHYREDVVATCYHHPQEGFPEPLCAIYTPQALPVFEAAYAEGIYCPVKILQRSPCQGITPPQPRITANINTPEDYLEALHHVRRP; encoded by the coding sequence ATGTTCTCCCACATCAATGAGAACCAACAACCCCAGATGGTGGATATTAGCGAGAAGACCGTGAGCGATCGCCGGGCGGTGGCGGAAGCCCTCATTGAATTGCCGCCCGTCTTTCAGGCCTATGTGCAGGGGGGGGAGCTCTTTCTCAAGAAAGGGCCTGTGGTACAAACGGCGATTATTGCTGGCACAATGGCGGTAAAACGCACTGCCGAGGCGATTCCCTTTTGTCATTCGCTGCCGATTACCAGTTGTCGTTTTGAGACCGACATTGAGTCTCTAGAGAGTGGCTTACGAATTCGCCTGCGCTGTGAAGTCAAAACCCGCGATCGCACCGGTGTGGAAATGGAAAGCCTGCATGGAGTGACCATTGCAGCCCTGACAATTTATGACATGTGCAAAGCCCTCAGCCCCCACATTGTGATTCGAGAGGTGCGCCTCCTAGCCAAAAGTGGTGGCAAGAAAACCCTCGGCCAATATCCCCTCTACGGCCTGGTGCTCACGGGCGGCCAAAGTCAGCGGATGGGACAGGACAAAGCCCTTCTCGACTATTACGGCCAACCCCATGCCCAATACCTCTACAATTTGTTGGGGCAATACTGCGAACAGGTCTTTCTCTCGGCGCAACCCAACCAATGGCAGGGGACTCCGCTAGCCGAGCTGCCCACCCTTGCAGATACCCTTCCCCAGATCGGACCCATTGCCGGCATCTTAACCGCCTTGCGTGCCTATCCCGAAGTGAACTGGCTGGTGGTGGCCTGTGACCTACCCTATTTGACTCCAGAAACCCTTGCCCCGCTGTTGCAGCACTACCGCGAAGATGTGGTGGCCACCTGCTATCATCATCCCCAAGAAGGTTTCCCAGAGCCGCTGTGTGCCATTTATACCCCCCAAGCTCTGCCGGTATTTGAAGCTGCCTATGCAGAAGGCATCTACTGCCCTGTGAAAATTCTCCAGCGATCGCCCTGCCAAGGGATTACGCCGCCACAGCCAAGGATTACTGCCAATATCAACACCCCTGAAGACTATCTGGAAGCCCTACACCATGTCCGACGCCCCTAA
- a CDS encoding DUF2232 domain-containing protein, with translation MNPTDSLEDDFPDVEAMVPPEQSQSLGRSQIQRTLVITETAFLASTAALLWVINFYLPIGPVLRLFFPIPIALVYLRWNRRAAWIAAIVSALLLSVLMGPPRSLQFLLPHGIMGVIFGGCWAKKEGWGRSIFSGAVIGTAGFFFQISLVSILLGENLWIYFNQQVTNFIDWVLVNLNLLLETTVTLIQVVALLLVFFQSTVYALVVHILAWTLLERLGNPIPDPPPWLRTILEDPR, from the coding sequence ATGAACCCGACGGATTCCCTAGAAGACGATTTTCCCGATGTAGAAGCAATGGTGCCCCCTGAGCAGTCCCAAAGCTTGGGGCGATCGCAAATTCAGCGTACCCTTGTCATTACGGAAACGGCCTTCCTTGCCAGTACCGCTGCCCTGCTGTGGGTGATTAACTTTTATTTACCCATTGGTCCAGTCTTGCGCCTGTTTTTTCCTATTCCCATTGCGTTGGTTTATTTACGCTGGAACCGCCGCGCCGCTTGGATAGCGGCCATTGTCAGTGCGCTGCTCCTTTCTGTGTTGATGGGGCCACCCCGCAGTCTGCAATTTCTCTTGCCCCACGGCATTATGGGGGTCATTTTTGGCGGCTGTTGGGCCAAAAAAGAAGGCTGGGGACGCTCCATCTTCAGTGGCGCAGTGATTGGCACCGCAGGATTTTTCTTTCAGATTAGTCTTGTATCCATTCTGCTTGGGGAAAACCTCTGGATTTACTTCAATCAGCAGGTCACGAATTTTATTGATTGGGTACTGGTCAATCTAAATTTGCTGCTGGAGACAACGGTGACTCTGATCCAAGTTGTGGCACTGCTACTTGTCTTTTTCCAGTCCACGGTTTATGCCTTAGTGGTGCATATTTTGGCATGGACACTGTTGGAGCGATTGGGCAATCCGATTCCAGATCCGCCCCCGTGGCTGCGCACGATCCTTGAAGACCCCCGCTAG
- a CDS encoding SUMF1/EgtB/PvdO family nonheme iron enzyme, with product MNQRFIPSETSTPLNPFDREALWQALQHQRKFTLQLVAELSEVALCAQPHPLYSPVGWHLGHIGYTEAFWLLPEGSGPSDRDRYWYAADGRPKVERQYLPSRSQLLDYLAEIRQRTGDRLHSLTDEQWQREVRLWWWILQHEAQHTETMQMVLAMQGIFTTLPPNLLLPQDHQRIPAGGYVIGSEDLLALDNEQPVQSVELLPFTIDAAPLTWREFLTFVEAGGYHRREWWSSSGWEWREAEEITSPFYPIPENLDLPMWGLSFYEAEAYGHFQGKRLPSEREWEIAAQQGLLHRGYVWEWTQSPFAPYPGFQSYPYRGYSAPYFDGEHFVLKGGSHWTRPILKRPSFRNWYSRTTREVFAGARYVHQEDFISQ from the coding sequence GTGAACCAGAGATTTATCCCTTCTGAGACCTCAACCCCCTTGAATCCCTTTGACCGGGAAGCCCTTTGGCAAGCCCTTCAGCACCAGCGGAAATTTACACTCCAGTTAGTTGCTGAGTTGAGCGAGGTGGCTCTTTGTGCACAGCCCCATCCCCTCTATAGCCCTGTGGGCTGGCATTTGGGACACATTGGCTACACAGAAGCCTTTTGGCTATTGCCTGAAGGTTCAGGGCCTAGCGATCGCGATCGCTATTGGTATGCCGCTGATGGCCGCCCCAAGGTAGAACGACAATACTTACCATCGCGCAGCCAATTACTGGACTACCTAGCAGAGATTCGCCAACGCACGGGCGATCGCCTCCACAGCCTCACCGACGAGCAGTGGCAACGGGAAGTCCGTCTCTGGTGGTGGATTTTGCAGCATGAAGCCCAGCACACGGAAACGATGCAAATGGTGCTGGCGATGCAGGGGATTTTCACCACATTACCCCCTAACCTATTACTGCCGCAGGATCACCAACGGATTCCCGCTGGGGGCTATGTCATTGGCAGTGAAGACCTCTTAGCCCTTGATAACGAGCAGCCAGTCCAGAGTGTGGAGCTGCTTCCTTTTACGATTGATGCGGCACCGCTGACGTGGCGGGAATTTCTCACCTTTGTTGAAGCGGGTGGTTATCATCGGCGGGAATGGTGGTCTAGCAGTGGTTGGGAATGGCGAGAAGCAGAGGAAATTACCTCACCGTTTTACCCTATTCCTGAGAACCTAGATTTACCCATGTGGGGACTCAGTTTCTACGAAGCCGAAGCCTACGGCCATTTCCAAGGCAAACGCCTCCCCAGTGAACGGGAGTGGGAAATTGCTGCTCAGCAGGGACTCTTGCATAGGGGCTACGTGTGGGAGTGGACTCAAAGTCCCTTTGCCCCCTATCCGGGGTTCCAGAGCTATCCCTACCGGGGCTATTCTGCGCCCTACTTTGATGGCGAGCATTTTGTCCTCAAGGGCGGTAGTCACTGGACCCGCCCCATTCTCAAGCGACCCTCATTTCGCAATTGGTATAGCCGCACCACCCGTGAGGTATTTGCTGGAGCGCGCTACGTTCACCAAGAAGATTTCATTTCTCAATGA
- a CDS encoding urease accessory protein UreF — protein sequence MLTDSALLTLLQWVSPALPIGGFNYSEGLETLIAQGKITSAAAVQDWLIFELAFGSAQLEAAIMVRVYRAIAKGDFDAVHQWNAWLSAARESAELRAQNWQMGTALMNLLTTLEDLPPELHTAHAQPYPWNVSVAFCIAAALADIPLEIALLGYLHSWVTTLINAAVKLIPLGQTAGQVLLRQLQPHIQQTVQQSLNVTDDDLESCTLGLALASMQHETLYCRLFRS from the coding sequence ATGCTCACTGATTCAGCACTTTTAACCTTGCTGCAGTGGGTGAGTCCGGCCTTACCCATTGGCGGCTTTAACTACTCTGAGGGGTTGGAAACCCTCATTGCCCAAGGCAAGATCACCTCAGCCGCAGCCGTACAGGACTGGCTAATCTTTGAACTGGCCTTTGGTAGTGCCCAGTTGGAAGCAGCAATCATGGTGCGGGTTTATCGGGCGATCGCTAAGGGTGATTTTGACGCCGTTCACCAGTGGAATGCGTGGCTCTCGGCTGCCCGCGAAAGCGCCGAACTGCGTGCCCAAAATTGGCAAATGGGAACGGCGCTGATGAACCTTTTGACTACCCTTGAAGACTTACCACCAGAACTCCATACTGCCCATGCCCAGCCCTACCCTTGGAATGTCAGTGTCGCCTTTTGCATTGCCGCTGCCCTTGCAGACATTCCCTTAGAAATCGCACTCCTAGGCTATCTCCACAGTTGGGTCACCACCCTGATCAATGCAGCGGTGAAACTGATTCCCCTTGGCCAAACGGCGGGTCAAGTGCTCCTGCGCCAACTTCAACCGCACATTCAGCAAACCGTGCAGCAGAGCTTAAACGTAACTGACGATGACTTAGAAAGCTGTACCTTGGGCTTAGCCCTCGCCAGCATGCAACACGAAACCCTCTACTGCCGTTTGTTTCGCAGTTAA
- a CDS encoding helix-turn-helix domain-containing protein yields MVLTYEYRIQPNNHQEALLLKWLEPRRRHWNSCWRQRLDWLHRTRCFIDRCSLVSQPIGEIPECPNYYSQLAQLKQTKELFPEYKEIYHEVQQQN; encoded by the coding sequence ATGGTTCTCACCTACGAGTACCGCATCCAACCGAACAACCACCAAGAAGCCCTACTCTTAAAGTGGCTAGAGCCGCGGCGGCGACACTGGAACTCCTGCTGGCGACAAAGACTCGATTGGTTACATCGCACTCGCTGCTTCATTGACCGATGCTCTTTGGTCTCTCAACCCATTGGTGAGATTCCTGAATGTCCAAACTACTATTCTCAATTGGCACAACTGAAACAGACGAAAGAATTATTTCCTGAATACAAGGAGATTTATCATGAGGTACAACAACAGAACTGA
- the ureE gene encoding urease accessory protein UreE, which produces MFTLTQLCPTVLENARQLHLALTAEERCRSRLHCRSEEGESLYLKLPRGITLQPGDRLQDEEGTVVVTVHAKPEPTLKVMAPTPLDLLQAAYHLGNRHVPLEIHTDYLRLGADSVLQTMLEQRGLTVTFEVAPFCPERGAYHAH; this is translated from the coding sequence ATGTTCACCCTGACGCAACTTTGTCCCACTGTGCTGGAAAATGCGCGGCAGTTACACCTCGCGTTGACCGCTGAGGAACGGTGTCGCAGTCGTCTCCATTGCCGCAGCGAGGAGGGGGAATCCCTCTATTTGAAGTTACCGCGGGGAATCACGTTACAGCCGGGCGATCGCCTTCAGGACGAGGAGGGCACGGTGGTTGTTACGGTTCACGCCAAACCTGAACCCACGCTCAAAGTCATGGCTCCAACACCCCTTGACCTTCTACAGGCTGCCTACCATCTCGGAAATCGCCACGTCCCCTTGGAAATTCACACCGATTATCTCCGCTTGGGTGCGGATTCAGTGTTGCAAACGATGCTGGAACAGCGGGGGTTGACGGTGACATTCGAGGTCGCTCCCTTCTGTCCCGAACGCGGTGCCTACCATGCTCACTGA
- a CDS encoding molybdopterin molybdotransferase MoeA, giving the protein MISVEAALDLIQQHLPDWGTETLSLTDPRCGRLAVTIASDRPYPPIDRIMMDGIALNWAAYQSGQRAFPILGVVPAGEVPPILTDTQACFEVMTGAALPQGCDLVIPYEALEIRDGIAHILHPEAWSPYQFVHRCGSDAAAGQPVLAAGTPLHSPAWGILASVGQTEVCVRRTPRTQIIATGNELIPPDHVPQPHQLRLSNAYALMAALKRQGYPHVSITHLPDDPVQLATHYRQASQEYDLLIYCGGVSKGKFDYLPQLWRDQGVQEYIHGVAQRPGKPLWFGVDHRQQTAVFGLPGNPVSSLVCLHRYVLDIPPLYACLASPFSFEKPLTYFLPVKLETTKTAELIAHPRPMQNSGDFLALADSDGFLELPASQGVFAAGECYRYFPWS; this is encoded by the coding sequence ATGATTTCCGTTGAAGCCGCCCTTGACCTTATTCAGCAGCATTTGCCCGATTGGGGCACAGAGACCCTCTCCTTGACCGATCCGCGGTGCGGCAGACTAGCCGTAACGATTGCTAGCGATCGCCCCTACCCGCCGATTGACCGCATCATGATGGATGGCATTGCCCTTAATTGGGCAGCCTATCAGTCTGGTCAGCGGGCCTTTCCGATTCTAGGGGTGGTTCCTGCAGGTGAGGTACCGCCAATCCTCACGGATACCCAAGCCTGTTTTGAAGTCATGACGGGTGCGGCCTTGCCCCAGGGCTGTGATCTAGTAATTCCCTACGAAGCGCTAGAGATTCGTGACGGCATTGCCCATATCCTGCACCCCGAAGCATGGTCGCCCTATCAATTTGTCCATCGCTGTGGCAGTGATGCCGCCGCCGGTCAACCGGTTCTGGCCGCTGGTACTCCTCTACACAGTCCGGCTTGGGGCATTCTTGCCTCTGTGGGGCAGACCGAAGTTTGCGTTAGGCGCACCCCGCGCACCCAAATTATTGCTACAGGCAATGAACTGATTCCTCCTGACCACGTGCCCCAGCCCCATCAACTGCGCCTCTCCAATGCCTATGCGCTGATGGCCGCCCTCAAGCGCCAAGGGTACCCCCACGTCAGCATCACCCATTTGCCCGATGATCCAGTACAACTGGCAACCCACTATCGCCAAGCGAGCCAAGAGTACGATCTCCTGATTTATTGCGGTGGCGTTTCCAAGGGCAAGTTTGACTACTTACCCCAACTGTGGCGGGATCAAGGCGTGCAGGAGTATATCCACGGTGTTGCCCAGCGTCCCGGAAAACCCCTCTGGTTTGGGGTGGATCACCGTCAGCAAACGGCAGTCTTTGGTTTGCCGGGGAACCCTGTCTCCAGTTTGGTGTGCTTGCACCGCTATGTCTTGGACATCCCACCCCTCTATGCCTGCTTAGCCAGTCCCTTCTCTTTTGAGAAGCCCTTAACCTACTTTTTACCCGTTAAACTAGAAACCACAAAAACTGCTGAACTGATTGCCCACCCCCGTCCGATGCAAAATTCTGGTGATTTTTTGGCCTTGGCTGATAGCGATGGATTTTTGGAACTGCCTGCCTCGCAAGGGGTATTTGCCGCCGGTGAGTGCTATCGCTATTTTCCGTGGAGCTAG
- the moaA gene encoding GTP 3',8-cyclase MoaA, whose protein sequence is MVVTTAIPSQRLLDAQGRQIRKLRLSVTDRCNLRCTYCMPVDAAFMPPQTYLTPAEYATIVAELVELGIESVRLTGGEPLLRAEFPEIVAALAAVGVPELSLTTNGIRLVPFLPLLGCYGVWRLNISLDSLDPQTFAVISHGHHLETVKAAIATAVEQGFQVKLNMVVMAGVNDHELVPMVEYAKALGVEVRFLELMRIGYACHLGSDRFISAATMIERLRQHYDLCPVPRPQDSTSFNFETACGGQIGFIASESQPFCGHCSRWRLSADGVLRACLFKEAGVSLRGLSKPERYAAYEQVLGMKPSLRGAEVHHAMHQIGG, encoded by the coding sequence ATGGTTGTCACCACGGCTATTCCTAGCCAGCGGCTGCTGGATGCCCAAGGGCGCCAAATTCGTAAGTTGCGCTTGTCGGTGACCGATCGCTGTAATCTGCGCTGTACCTACTGTATGCCCGTAGATGCCGCCTTTATGCCCCCCCAGACCTACCTGACTCCGGCGGAGTATGCGACGATTGTGGCCGAACTGGTGGAACTGGGCATTGAATCCGTGCGGCTGACGGGGGGTGAGCCACTGTTGCGAGCGGAGTTTCCTGAGATTGTGGCAGCTTTGGCAGCAGTGGGTGTGCCGGAACTGAGCTTAACCACCAATGGCATTCGCCTTGTCCCCTTTTTGCCCCTGCTAGGTTGCTATGGCGTATGGCGTTTGAATATCAGTCTGGATAGCCTAGACCCCCAAACCTTTGCCGTCATTAGTCATGGCCACCATTTGGAAACGGTGAAGGCGGCGATCGCCACCGCTGTTGAGCAAGGGTTTCAAGTCAAGCTGAACATGGTTGTGATGGCGGGTGTCAATGATCACGAGCTGGTGCCAATGGTGGAGTACGCCAAGGCTTTAGGGGTTGAGGTGCGTTTTTTGGAGCTGATGCGCATTGGCTATGCCTGCCACTTGGGGAGCGATCGCTTTATCAGTGCCGCCACCATGATTGAGCGCTTGCGTCAGCATTATGATTTGTGTCCTGTCCCTCGTCCTCAAGATTCCACCTCCTTTAACTTTGAGACCGCCTGTGGCGGTCAGATTGGCTTCATTGCTTCGGAATCACAACCCTTTTGTGGGCACTGTTCTCGTTGGCGATTGTCCGCCGATGGGGTTCTACGGGCGTGTCTATTTAAGGAGGCGGGGGTGTCCCTGCGGGGTTTGAGCAAACCTGAACGCTATGCTGCATATGAACAAGTCTTGGGCATGAAACCGAGCCTACGTGGGGCAGAAGTTCACCATGCCATGCACCAGATTGGAGGCTAA
- the egtC gene encoding ergothioneine biosynthesis protein EgtC — MCRLYAYMGRKASLAHALVDAPHSLLVQSYQPQEMTAGLLNADGFGVGWYAARQDIPPFLYRQTIPMWHDVNFTEHLSRYIESACFLANVRSATPGQPVQMTNTQPFRWGRWLGVHNGFIENFRQTLYRPMRDRLSDICYNIIEGSTDSEHLFALFCNGLVLNPQLSPVMVLRQTLQIVFSLAQAARTSVSVAMILTDGMYILATRCSRGTPPPTLYWSQDAEKIQLTSEPVDRQTEWYPLPENKLLLMSLQSEPEIYPF; from the coding sequence ATGTGTCGTCTCTATGCCTATATGGGGCGCAAAGCGTCCCTTGCCCATGCCTTGGTGGACGCTCCCCACTCGCTACTGGTGCAAAGTTATCAACCGCAGGAAATGACGGCGGGACTCCTGAATGCTGATGGCTTTGGGGTGGGGTGGTATGCGGCTCGCCAAGATATTCCCCCCTTTCTCTATCGGCAAACGATTCCCATGTGGCATGATGTCAACTTTACTGAGCATTTGAGCCGCTATATTGAATCTGCCTGCTTCTTGGCCAATGTCCGTAGTGCCACACCGGGGCAACCGGTGCAGATGACGAATACACAGCCCTTTCGCTGGGGACGCTGGTTGGGGGTGCACAACGGCTTTATCGAAAACTTTCGCCAAACCCTCTACCGCCCCATGCGCGATCGTCTGTCGGATATTTGTTACAACATCATAGAAGGCTCTACAGATTCTGAGCACCTCTTTGCCCTCTTTTGCAATGGATTGGTCTTGAATCCGCAACTGTCACCAGTCATGGTGCTGCGGCAGACGCTGCAAATTGTCTTTTCCTTGGCGCAGGCCGCGCGTACCAGTGTCAGTGTCGCCATGATTCTCACCGATGGCATGTATATCTTGGCCACCCGCTGTTCCCGTGGCACCCCACCGCCGACACTCTACTGGAGTCAGGATGCCGAAAAAATTCAACTCACCTCAGAGCCGGTAGATCGGCAAACGGAGTGGTATCCTTTACCCGAAAATAAACTGCTGTTGATGAGTTTGCAGAGTGAACCAGAGATTTATCCCTTCTGA